In Silene latifolia isolate original U9 population chromosome X, ASM4854445v1, whole genome shotgun sequence, the following proteins share a genomic window:
- the LOC141617431 gene encoding uncharacterized protein LOC141617431: protein MIDVPFGQPIPDSVKFRDVDGSRVCLKVEFEWKPLLCTQCQGVGHEAAKCRKGKKEGKKDIPQKNTSQVGTKQWRPKQNQKPAVTVVASPPTPKEDIPVKTPIEKPNNFDVSWSKNGKYHVANTPALKIIRLSRQEIVESGLKSMQFGTHNLLETLNNLTPKVGIGTIGSVLPPDGVKNNLCNSWCITTNTQLHKGGRVWILWNPTMFNVQILQYDAQFIHLLAMDLESRSHFTLTMVYAYIGTQERKELWDKLCQIKCQTRGPWVICGDFNTVLIPTERLGGHSTEEEIEDFKHCVDECEVMDCPASGSLFTWCNKQDPSTRVYSRLDRVLVNQKWLLENPQAYAHFYCEGTFDHTPCVVQDQCDGHKKRRSFKSFNMWSQSVDFKTCVQEHWSKT from the exons ATGATTGATGTCCCGTTTGGTCAGCCTATCCCTGATTCAGTCAAGTTTAGAGACGTGGATGGTAGCAGAGTCTGTTTGAAAGTGGAGTTTGAATGGAAACCACTCCTTTGTACTCAGTGCCAAGGAGTGGGACATGAAGCTGCTAAATGTCGAAAAGGCAAGAAGGAAGGAAAGAAGGATATCCCTCAGAAGAATACAAGTCAGGTGGGGACAAAACAATGGCGACCTAAGCAGAATCAGAAACCTGCTGTCACTGTTGTGGCCTCTCCTCCCACGCCTAAAGAGGATATCCCTGTAAAAACCCCTATTGAAAAACCCAACAATTTTGATGTTTCATGGTCTAAGAATGGGAAGTATCACGTTGCTAATACTCCTGCTCTTAAGATTATCCGTCTGAGCAGGCAAGAAATTGTGGAGTCTGGTCTCAAATCTATGCAATTTGGTACCCATAACCTGTTGGAAACTCTGAACAATTTAACCCCTAAGGTAGGAATAGGGACAATTGGTAGTGTATTGCCTCCTGATGGGG TTAAAAATAACCTCTGCAACTCTTGGTGTATTACTACTAACACTCAGCTTCACAAAGGAGGTAGAGTGTGGATTCTTTGGAACCCCACCATGTTCAATGTTCAAATTCTTCAATATGATGCTCAGTTTATACATTTGTTAGCTATGGACTTGGAGTCTAGGTCTCATTTTACCCTTACCATGGTGTATGCTTACATTGGGACCCAAGAGAGAAAAGAGTTGTGGGATAAACTCTGTCAAATCAAATGTCAGACTCGGGGACCTTGGGTTATCTGTGGTGACTTTAATACAGTCCTTATTCCAACTGAAAGACTTGGTGGTCACAGCACAGAGGAAGAAATTGAGGATTTTAAACACTGTGTTGATGAGTGTGAAGTGATGGATTGTCCAGCTTCTGGGTCTTTATTCACTTGGTGCAACAAGCAAGATCCCTCCACCAGAGTATATAGTAGACTAGATAGAGTCTTAGTTAATCAGAAGTGGCTTCTAGAGAATCCCCAAGCCTATGCACACTTTTATTGTGAAGGCACTTTTGATCATACACCGTGTGTGGTGCAAGACCAGTGTGATGGACATAAGAAGAGGAGGAGTTTCAAATCTTTCAACATGTGGAGTCAATCTGTTGACTTCAAAACTTGTGTCCAAGAGCATTGGAGTAAAACCTAG